CCGGCGGACGAGCCGGTGGGCCTCCAGCAGGAACCAGGCGCCGACGACGACCGCGACGGCCAGGTAGACCAGCCCCGCGTCGGCGACCGGGTACAGCACGAGCGACGTCGCGACCATCACGTACGAGTAGATCAGGATCTTGCGGGCGACCTCGCGCAGCGGCGCCACGACCGGCAGCATCGGCACGCCGGCCGCCGCGTAGTCGTCCTTGAACTTGATGGCCAGCGCCCAGAAGTGCGGCGGCGTCCAGAAGAACACGACGCCGAACAGCACGACCGCGCCCCACCCGACCGTGCCGGTCACCGCGGACCAGCCGATGAGCACCGGGAAGCAGCCGGCCGCGCCGCCGATGACGATGTTCGACGGGGTCCGCCGCTTCAGCCCCAGCGTGTAGACGAACACGTAGAAGGCGATCGCGCCGTCGGCGAGCAGCGCCGACGGCCAGTTGACCAGCAGCCCGAACAGCAGCGTGGACACGACGCCGAGCACGATGCCGAACCACAGCGCCTCGACCGGGGTGACGGTCGCCCTGACCAGCGGGCGGCGCTTGGTCCGTGCCATGAGCTCGTCGATGTCGCGGTCGACGTAGCAGTTGATGGTGTTCGCGCTGCCGGCGGAGAGCGTGCCGGCCACCAGTGTCACCGCGATCAGCCACAGCGACGGCAGGCCACGGTCCGCGAGGATCATCACCGGGATCGTGGTGATGAGCAGCAGCTCGATGATGCGCGGCTTGGTGAGCGCGATGTACGCCCGCGCCTTGGCCAGAGCGAACGCAAGGCGGCCGGTCGCGCCGGCCGGTACCTGGGAGCCGGCGGTCGCCGTACCCGGTGCGGCGGTGACGGGCTCCGAAATGGTCGACATGTCGGCTACCTCGACGGCGTCCGCGATCGCCGGCGTCTGGGTGGAAGCTGTGGTCACGGTGCCCGTCTGGCCACCCGCGGCGGTTGCCCGATGGACGCCGGAACCGGCCACGCGCGGGCGCGGCACGGGCTGCCGGCGGCGCAGGGCTGCCAGGGTGGACAGAGCGACCTCGCGTTCTCACCCCAGGAGCGGGGCGGCACCGTTTGCGCCCGCCTGGGCGGGTCGAGTTCTACGTCGCGTCGGAGTCTAACCGCCCGCGGGACGCGCGGGCATGCCGGCCGGGCGGCCGACGTTCTCCGCAAGGCGAGCAACCGTTGCCCGAGCGGTGAGATCTCCAGCTGTTCATGTGGGCACCCTGTTCACGAGCGTGACCTCGGCGGGCACACTAGGCCACAGGAGGTCCGCGCACCCGGGCCCGAAACGGCTGGAGGACGTGGCCAGGGCCACGGGCCGGCCGTGGGGGCGACCGTCCAAACCGGCGGCGGTTGCGCGGATGAGCTATGCATCACCGGGTAGGGAGCCGCTGTGCACGGCGTCTCCGCTGAGAGGATCTACCGACCATGACCAACCCGCTCTCCGACCTCTCCGCCGCCGGAGTGGCGGTCTGGCTGGACGACATCAGCCGTGACCGGCTTCTCAGCGGCAACCTCGCCGACCTGGCCAGCACTCACAGCGTCGTCGGCGTCACCACTAACCCGAGCATCTTCCAAAAGGCGATCACGTCCAGCAAGGCGTATGCCGAGCAGCTGCACGACCTCGCCGTCCGCGGCGTCGACGTGGGCGAGGCCATTCGCCTCATCACCACCGCCGACGTGCGGTCCGCCTGCGACATCCTGCGTCCCGCCTACGACGCCAGCGGAGGCGTCGACGGGCGGGTGTCCATCGAGGTCGACCCGCGCCTGGCGCACCTGACCGAACGGACCCTGGCCGAGGCCCGTTCGCTGTGGTGGATGGTCGACCGGCCGAACCTGTTCATCAAGATCCCGGCCACCGTGGAGGGCCTGCCGGCGATCACGGCCACGCTGGCGGCCGGGATCAGTGTCAACGTCACACTGATCTTCGGGCTGGACCGCTACGACGCGGTGATGGACGCCTTCATGAGCGGCGTCGAGCAGGCGATCGCGAACGGTGTCGACGTCTCGGATCTGCAGTCGGTCGCCTCCTTCTTCGTCAGCCGCGTCGACTCCGAGGTCGACAAGCGGCTCGAGAAGATCGGCACCCCGGAGGCGAAGGCGCTGCGCGCCAAGGCGGCCATCGCCAATGCCCGGCTGGCCTACGAGCGCTACGAGAAGGCGTTCGGCACCGAGCGGTGGGCGGCGCTCGCCGCCGCCGGCGCGAGCCCACAGCGGCCGTTGTGGGCGTCGACATCGACGAAGGACCCCACGCTGCCGGACACCCTCTACGTGCGCGAGCTGATCGCGCCGGGGACCGTGAACACGATGCCGGAGGCGACGCTGCTGGCGTTCGGCGACCACGGCGACGTGCCCGGCGAGACGATCCGGCCGCTCTACGCCGACGCGCACGCGACGATGGCGGCCCTCGGAGGCGTCGGGGTCGACGTGGACGACGTGGTCGAGGTCCTCGAGCGGGAGGGCGTCTCCAAGTTCGAGGACTCCTGGAACCAGCTGCTCGACGCGGTCCGCGGGCAGCTCGAGGCGCACTGACCGGCCGCCGCCGGGCCGGCGAGGGCGACCCGCCGGCCCGGCCGGACCGGTCGAAGCACCCACGGCCGAAGCACACAGAGCCGAAGCACACAGCGTCAAAGCGCACAGAGCCGAAGCACACAGAGCCGCCAGACCCAGGCAACCTACTCAGCCAGCACAGACAGGGGGAATCGCAGGTGGCGCCCACGGCAGGTGGCAACCCGCTGCGCGATCCGCGAGACCGTCGGCTGCCCCGGCTTCCCGACGCCAGTGCCCTCGTGGTGTTCGGCGTCACCGGGGACCTCTCTCGCAAGAAGCTCATCCCGGCGGTGTACGACCTGGCCAACCGCGGCCTGCTGCCGCCCGGGTTCGTGCTGCTCGGCTTCGCCCGCCGGGACTGGGAGGGCCACGAGCCGTTCATCGAGTTCGCCAGGGAGTCCGCGGAGAAGGGCGCCCGCACGCCGTTCCGGGAGGAGACCTGGGACCGGCTGGCGTCGTCGATCAGGTTCGTGCGCGGCTCGTTCGACGACGACGCTGGCTTCGACCGGCTTGCCGAGGAGCTGAGAAGCCTCGAGAGCAGCCACGGCATCTTCGGCAACGCGGCGTTCTACCTGTCGATCCCGCCGTCGGCGTTCCCGGTGGTGCTCAAGCAGATGGAGCGCACCGGTCTGGCCGACGAGGCGAAGGCTGGCGGCTGGCGGCGCGTCGTGGTGGAGAAGCCGTTCGGGCACGACCTGAAGTCCGCCCGTGAGCTGAACTCGCTCGTCGACGAGGTCTTCGGCAAGGCCGACGTGTTCCGGATCGACCACTACCTGGGCAAGGAGACCGTCCAGAACCTGTTCGCGCTGCGGTTCGCGAACACGCTGTTCGAGCCGATCTGGAACTCCCAGTTCGTCGACTCGGTGCAGATCA
Above is a window of Pseudofrankia saprophytica DNA encoding:
- a CDS encoding heme o synthase translates to MSTISEPVTAAPGTATAGSQVPAGATGRLAFALAKARAYIALTKPRIIELLLITTIPVMILADRGLPSLWLIAVTLVAGTLSAGSANTINCYVDRDIDELMARTKRRPLVRATVTPVEALWFGIVLGVVSTLLFGLLVNWPSALLADGAIAFYVFVYTLGLKRRTPSNIVIGGAAGCFPVLIGWSAVTGTVGWGAVVLFGVVFFWTPPHFWALAIKFKDDYAAAGVPMLPVVAPLREVARKILIYSYVMVATSLVLYPVADAGLVYLAVAVVVGAWFLLEAHRLVRRVARGEPARPMRLFHYSITYLTILFLAVAVSPLV
- the tal gene encoding transaldolase, giving the protein MTNPLSDLSAAGVAVWLDDISRDRLLSGNLADLASTHSVVGVTTNPSIFQKAITSSKAYAEQLHDLAVRGVDVGEAIRLITTADVRSACDILRPAYDASGGVDGRVSIEVDPRLAHLTERTLAEARSLWWMVDRPNLFIKIPATVEGLPAITATLAAGISVNVTLIFGLDRYDAVMDAFMSGVEQAIANGVDVSDLQSVASFFVSRVDSEVDKRLEKIGTPEAKALRAKAAIANARLAYERYEKAFGTERWAALAAAGASPQRPLWASTSTKDPTLPDTLYVRELIAPGTVNTMPEATLLAFGDHGDVPGETIRPLYADAHATMAALGGVGVDVDDVVEVLEREGVSKFEDSWNQLLDAVRGQLEAH